The Microbacterium sp. KUDC0406 genome includes a window with the following:
- a CDS encoding TY-Chap2 family putative peptide chaperone — protein MTVILIHRVAMSEAAGLRPVGVWAIDDDHERHHYPDGREKYESRGFKALFHRPDMPATQWALYKADTSPNWEIHQAEASFDFGMELDLEQILADAEVKAAAASAAKQAKARHQAREAATQEVVDAAGWGAPQRVIAHSWWVASELARRHPELLVYEEHPGGGMYDVLAVAPVRHFAPNAPVGLAAAMLNRVGTLQIHAGGEATVVSDWATALTAPAPFDTVLRLEAAAGWSSPASTPSATRRSLAYRFLAASLNAFVNDRHDWDARCELLDSSDGIERNGYLKDFPEALADLDLIPRIGIFGEPHSHFWALMRDGQAIAIVSIDGRIYPRTGASSDLLVEYEKHGRRIRRLATARLRDWL, from the coding sequence ATGACCGTCATTCTGATTCATCGCGTTGCCATGTCGGAAGCTGCGGGGTTGCGACCCGTCGGAGTCTGGGCGATCGACGATGATCATGAGCGCCACCACTATCCGGACGGCCGCGAGAAGTACGAGTCGCGTGGGTTCAAGGCTCTGTTTCATCGTCCCGATATGCCGGCTACGCAGTGGGCGCTCTACAAGGCGGACACGTCGCCGAACTGGGAGATCCATCAGGCGGAGGCGTCGTTCGATTTCGGGATGGAACTCGACCTCGAACAGATCCTGGCCGATGCCGAGGTGAAAGCTGCGGCCGCGAGTGCGGCGAAGCAGGCCAAGGCGCGTCACCAGGCACGAGAAGCTGCGACGCAGGAGGTTGTCGACGCGGCCGGCTGGGGCGCCCCGCAGCGTGTGATCGCTCACTCATGGTGGGTCGCTTCGGAGCTTGCGCGTCGCCACCCTGAGCTCCTGGTGTACGAGGAACACCCGGGAGGCGGCATGTACGACGTGCTCGCCGTCGCACCGGTTCGACACTTCGCTCCGAACGCGCCGGTCGGGTTGGCAGCTGCGATGCTCAATCGCGTCGGAACGCTTCAGATCCATGCCGGAGGGGAGGCGACCGTCGTCTCCGACTGGGCTACAGCGTTGACGGCGCCGGCGCCGTTCGACACCGTTCTGCGGTTGGAGGCTGCTGCAGGGTGGAGCTCACCCGCCAGCACACCGAGCGCGACGCGACGGAGCCTCGCATACCGGTTCCTCGCTGCCTCGCTGAACGCGTTCGTCAATGACCGTCACGACTGGGATGCTCGATGCGAACTGCTGGACTCGTCGGACGGCATCGAACGAAACGGCTATCTCAAGGACTTTCCTGAGGCTCTTGCCGACCTGGACTTGATCCCGCGCATAGGCATTTTCGGCGAACCCCACAGCCATTTCTGGGCACTCATGCGCGACGGTCAGGCGATCGCGATCGTCTCCATCGACGGCCGCATCTACCCGCGAACCGGGGCCTCTTCCGATCTTCTCGTTGAATACGAGAAGCACGGGCGGCGGATCCGACGCCTGGCGACGGCGCGGCTTCGGGACTGGCTCTGA
- a CDS encoding helix-turn-helix domain-containing protein produces the protein MPRVPSPAAARIGELISAERVRRGITQDELAVLSQIDSANIRGYEKGRSLMNIPTLIRIADALRVEPGFLLDGVTVEMLPAPKPDARRRSA, from the coding sequence GTGCCCCGCGTCCCCTCTCCAGCCGCCGCCCGCATCGGCGAGCTGATCTCGGCGGAACGCGTGAGACGAGGCATCACCCAGGACGAACTGGCCGTGCTCAGCCAGATCGACTCGGCCAACATCCGCGGCTATGAGAAGGGGCGCTCGCTGATGAACATCCCGACCCTCATCCGCATCGCGGACGCGCTCCGCGTCGAACCCGGATTCCTGCTCGACGGCGTCACCGTCGAGATGCTCCCCGCGCCGAAGCCGGATGCCCGGCGAAGGAGCGCCTGA
- a CDS encoding Eco57I restriction-modification methylase domain-containing protein produces MTTPVLEGKASFALRGHNPDVLTCIANLSNDEVFTPPEFANKMLDTLEQAWAQSNDGASIWADPSVTFLDPFTKSGVFLREITRRLTLGLEDAIPDLADRVDHILTKQVFGIGITRLTSLLARRSVYCSKDAIGKHSIARSFDRAWGNIWFERTEHTWVGRKKVRRAHPLTGDEELIEADGTGRCEFCGAVESEYGRNSELESHAYALIHSHDIKARVTELFGADMQFDVIIGNPPYQLSDGGFGTSAAPIYQLFVEKALELDPRYGVFVTPSRWFAGGKGLDAYRERMLSDHRLHDIVDYPKLYEAFPGVKIRGGVSYFLWDREYDGPCTIQTMWDGQPVGEPVARYLDQFDVLVRWNAAVPILEKVRAKGEPTLDARVSTGKPFGLRTFVHGATTSEGIADPVQLYGSRKVSWIGREDVPGNIEWVDQWKVLMTAVQGTSAAVETKFLSRPIVAGPGTACTETYLVAGLFDSEGAALRLSSYLSTRFVRFLVSLRKSTQHATRDVYAFVPDVPLDRVWTDESLYARYGLIAEEIAFIESQVAAHDSSSHESREDEQADDASA; encoded by the coding sequence ATGACGACACCGGTTCTCGAAGGCAAGGCCAGCTTTGCGCTGCGCGGTCACAACCCCGACGTTCTCACCTGCATCGCGAACCTCTCGAACGACGAGGTGTTCACTCCGCCGGAGTTCGCGAACAAGATGCTCGACACCCTCGAGCAGGCGTGGGCGCAGTCGAATGACGGCGCATCGATCTGGGCCGACCCGAGCGTCACCTTCCTCGACCCGTTCACGAAGTCAGGGGTCTTCCTTCGAGAGATCACGCGCCGGCTCACGCTCGGGCTCGAGGATGCGATCCCAGATCTGGCAGATCGCGTCGATCACATCCTGACGAAACAGGTCTTCGGCATCGGGATCACCCGGCTCACTTCGCTGCTCGCGCGGCGCAGCGTGTACTGCTCGAAGGATGCGATCGGCAAGCACTCCATCGCGAGGAGCTTCGACCGGGCTTGGGGCAACATCTGGTTCGAACGGACCGAGCACACCTGGGTGGGTCGCAAGAAGGTGCGACGCGCTCATCCGCTCACCGGCGACGAAGAGCTGATCGAGGCGGACGGCACAGGGCGATGCGAGTTCTGTGGCGCAGTCGAGTCGGAGTACGGCCGAAACTCTGAACTCGAGAGCCACGCGTACGCGCTCATCCATTCACATGACATCAAGGCTCGAGTCACTGAGCTGTTCGGAGCAGACATGCAGTTCGACGTCATCATCGGGAACCCGCCGTACCAGCTCAGCGACGGCGGCTTCGGAACTTCTGCTGCCCCGATCTATCAGCTCTTCGTTGAGAAGGCACTCGAACTCGACCCGCGCTACGGCGTGTTCGTCACGCCGTCCCGGTGGTTCGCGGGTGGCAAGGGGCTCGACGCATATCGCGAAAGAATGCTCAGCGACCACCGCCTGCACGACATCGTCGACTACCCCAAGCTCTATGAGGCTTTCCCAGGGGTGAAGATCCGTGGCGGTGTCTCCTACTTCCTCTGGGATCGGGAGTACGACGGACCTTGCACCATCCAAACGATGTGGGATGGTCAGCCCGTCGGAGAGCCGGTCGCGAGGTACCTCGATCAATTCGACGTCCTTGTGCGATGGAACGCGGCGGTTCCGATTCTGGAGAAGGTTCGAGCGAAGGGTGAGCCGACGCTCGATGCGCGAGTGTCCACAGGCAAGCCGTTCGGCCTTCGTACGTTCGTGCATGGCGCGACGACATCAGAGGGGATTGCCGATCCAGTGCAGTTGTACGGCTCCAGAAAGGTCAGCTGGATCGGTCGGGAAGACGTGCCGGGGAACATCGAATGGGTCGACCAGTGGAAGGTATTGATGACCGCCGTCCAGGGGACCAGTGCAGCGGTGGAGACGAAGTTCCTCTCTCGACCGATCGTCGCTGGCCCGGGAACTGCGTGCACCGAGACCTATCTCGTGGCAGGTCTCTTCGATTCAGAAGGAGCAGCACTGCGGCTCTCTTCGTACCTCAGCACCCGCTTCGTGCGCTTTCTAGTATCGCTTCGCAAGTCCACGCAGCACGCGACGCGAGATGTATATGCGTTCGTGCCGGATGTTCCTCTGGACCGTGTCTGGACGGACGAATCGCTATATGCACGCTATGGCCTGATTGCCGAAGAGATCGCGTTCATCGAGTCTCAGGTCGCCGCCCATGACTCCTCGTCGCACGAGTCGCGCGAGGACGAGCAGGCCGACGATGCCTCGGCCTGA
- a CDS encoding phosphoribosyltransferase, whose protein sequence is MPVAAEVAGILRAPLDVLVVRKLGAPGYSEFAIGAVGEDGARVLNDDAHHYADEAAIAERIARESAEVARRVDLFREGTPAVDLHGRTAIVVDDGVATGATARAGCAIARTRGAASVVFATPVAAPDSLAGIPADEIVCLRTPAGFMAVGMHYVDFRQTADAEVVALLRAARD, encoded by the coding sequence GTGCCGGTCGCCGCGGAGGTCGCCGGCATCCTGCGTGCCCCGCTGGACGTACTCGTGGTGCGCAAGCTCGGTGCGCCGGGCTATTCCGAGTTCGCGATCGGTGCGGTCGGAGAGGACGGAGCGAGGGTGCTGAACGACGACGCGCACCACTACGCGGATGAGGCGGCGATCGCCGAGAGGATCGCACGAGAGTCCGCCGAGGTCGCCCGCCGGGTCGACCTCTTCCGGGAGGGGACGCCGGCTGTCGACCTGCACGGACGCACGGCCATCGTGGTCGACGACGGGGTGGCGACGGGAGCCACGGCCCGAGCCGGCTGCGCGATCGCACGGACGCGGGGAGCGGCATCCGTCGTCTTCGCAACACCTGTCGCCGCTCCGGACTCGCTCGCCGGCATCCCTGCCGACGAGATCGTGTGCCTCCGCACGCCGGCCGGGTTCATGGCCGTCGGCATGCACTACGTCGACTTCCGCCAGACCGCGGACGCCGAAGTCGTCGCGCTCCTGCGCGCCGCGCGGGACTGA
- a CDS encoding DEAD/DEAH box helicase family protein — MYAYSIDDEAHAGLLKVGQTTQNVKVRVAQQVKTAAIQNYEIVLDEPADRHDGTTFSDHDVRARLKSKGFTNPTLEWMKCSLDDVRTAIAELRTGQQFEGTHHLDFPPRAEQQAAVDKTLGYYESRWTEDADAVPEFLWNAKMRFGKTFTTYQLAKKLRAKRVLVVTFKPAVEDAWETDLRSHVDFDGWQYISKSTGGDPAEVDPQHPLVFFGSFQDLMGRDAAGNFKAKHAWLTELTWDLVVFDEYHFGAWRDAAKELFEGEDDKAKKKATDDEFGADLEKFAQEREEQGLDEDDFVPIKASAYLYLSGTPFKVLNEGRFIEEQIYNWTYTDEQRAKAEFAAQHPDLPNPYASLPEMRLLTYQMPEELLAIASQGEFDEFDLNAFFEAKGTGAEAEFVHKTDVQKWLDIIRGNYAPTQVDALKAGARPPFPYSDTRLLPYLQHSLWMLPYRASCDAMANLLAEQHNVFWHDYTVVNVSAPGVGVGLAALPPVRDAIGNGHDTKTITLTVGKLTTGVTVPQWSSILMLRNLHAPETYFQAAFRVQSPWTIRNPEGDDPSRIEILKPVCFVFDFAPTRALRQISEYGRGLAPENPNPERAVEELVSFLPVLAYDGSHMTQVDAAGILDIAMSGTSATLLARKWESAVLVNVDNLTLKKIMASDAAMNAVMNIEGFRALGASVFETVVNKSEAVSKTKKEKGDEITPTEKKELSEEEKEYKSKRKQIQEKLIKFATRIPAFMYLTDYRENTLYDVITKIEPDLFKAVTGLTVEDFNLLVGLGVFNAVHMNQAVFAFRRYEDSSLSYTGLESHKGLRRYGLYDTVVAVD; from the coding sequence ATCTACGCGTACTCGATCGATGACGAGGCACACGCCGGCCTGCTCAAGGTCGGACAGACGACGCAGAATGTGAAGGTCCGCGTTGCACAGCAGGTGAAGACCGCCGCCATTCAGAACTACGAGATCGTGCTCGATGAACCGGCCGATCGTCACGACGGCACGACCTTCAGCGACCACGACGTCCGCGCGCGGCTCAAGTCCAAGGGCTTCACCAATCCGACGCTCGAGTGGATGAAGTGTTCGCTCGATGACGTCCGCACGGCGATCGCCGAGTTGCGTACCGGGCAGCAGTTCGAAGGCACGCATCACCTGGACTTCCCGCCGCGCGCGGAGCAGCAGGCCGCGGTCGACAAGACCCTCGGCTATTACGAGTCGAGGTGGACCGAGGACGCCGATGCGGTTCCGGAGTTCCTCTGGAACGCGAAGATGCGCTTCGGCAAGACCTTCACCACCTATCAGCTCGCCAAGAAGCTCCGCGCGAAGCGCGTATTGGTCGTGACTTTCAAACCTGCGGTCGAGGATGCCTGGGAGACCGACCTCAGATCACACGTCGACTTCGACGGCTGGCAGTACATCTCGAAGTCCACCGGTGGGGACCCGGCAGAAGTCGATCCTCAGCATCCGCTCGTCTTCTTCGGCTCTTTCCAGGACCTCATGGGCCGCGATGCGGCCGGCAACTTCAAGGCGAAGCATGCCTGGCTCACCGAGCTCACTTGGGATCTCGTCGTCTTCGACGAGTATCACTTCGGCGCCTGGCGGGATGCGGCGAAGGAGCTGTTCGAGGGCGAGGACGACAAGGCGAAGAAGAAGGCGACCGACGACGAATTCGGCGCCGATCTCGAGAAGTTCGCCCAGGAACGCGAGGAGCAGGGCCTCGACGAGGACGACTTCGTGCCGATCAAAGCATCCGCCTACCTCTATCTCTCCGGCACCCCCTTCAAGGTTCTGAACGAAGGGCGGTTCATCGAGGAGCAGATCTACAACTGGACGTACACCGACGAGCAGAGGGCGAAGGCGGAGTTCGCGGCGCAGCATCCGGATCTCCCGAACCCGTACGCATCGTTGCCGGAGATGCGACTGCTGACCTATCAGATGCCTGAAGAGCTGCTCGCGATCGCCAGCCAGGGCGAGTTCGACGAGTTCGATCTGAATGCCTTCTTCGAGGCGAAGGGGACCGGCGCTGAAGCCGAGTTCGTGCACAAGACCGATGTGCAGAAGTGGCTCGACATCATCCGCGGCAACTACGCGCCCACCCAGGTCGACGCATTGAAGGCCGGCGCCCGCCCGCCGTTCCCGTACTCGGACACGCGCCTGCTCCCGTACCTGCAGCATTCGTTGTGGATGCTGCCGTACCGTGCGTCCTGCGATGCCATGGCGAACCTGCTGGCAGAACAGCACAACGTGTTCTGGCACGACTACACGGTAGTCAACGTGTCCGCCCCGGGCGTCGGCGTCGGTCTCGCGGCGCTACCGCCGGTGCGGGATGCTATCGGCAACGGGCACGATACGAAGACCATCACGCTGACGGTCGGCAAGCTCACGACTGGCGTCACCGTGCCGCAGTGGTCGTCGATCCTGATGCTGCGCAATCTTCACGCGCCGGAGACGTACTTCCAGGCCGCTTTCCGGGTGCAGTCGCCGTGGACCATCCGCAATCCTGAAGGTGACGACCCTTCGCGGATCGAGATCCTCAAGCCGGTATGCTTCGTGTTCGACTTCGCGCCGACCAGGGCGCTCCGGCAGATCAGCGAGTACGGTCGGGGGCTCGCACCAGAGAATCCGAACCCCGAGCGCGCGGTCGAGGAACTGGTGTCCTTCCTGCCGGTGCTCGCCTACGACGGCTCGCACATGACTCAGGTGGATGCTGCCGGCATTCTCGATATCGCCATGTCGGGTACCTCTGCGACGCTGCTGGCCCGCAAATGGGAGTCCGCGGTGCTCGTCAACGTCGACAACCTGACGCTGAAGAAGATCATGGCGTCGGACGCGGCGATGAATGCGGTGATGAACATCGAAGGCTTCCGTGCGCTGGGTGCAAGCGTGTTCGAGACCGTCGTCAACAAGAGCGAGGCCGTGTCGAAGACGAAGAAGGAGAAGGGCGACGAGATCACGCCCACCGAGAAGAAGGAGCTCTCGGAGGAGGAGAAGGAGTACAAGTCCAAGCGGAAGCAGATCCAGGAGAAGCTGATCAAGTTCGCCACCCGCATCCCGGCGTTCATGTATCTCACCGACTACCGCGAGAACACGCTCTACGACGTGATCACCAAGATTGAGCCCGACCTCTTCAAGGCCGTCACGGGACTCACCGTCGAGGACTTCAACCTGCTGGTCGGGCTCGGCGTGTTCAACGCCGTGCACATGAACCAGGCCGTGTTCGCTTTCCGTAGGTACGAGGACTCGTCGCTCTCATACACAGGCCTTGAGTCGCACAAGGGCCTGAGGCGGTACGGCTTGTACGACACCGTCGTAGCGGTCGACTGA
- a CDS encoding N-6 DNA methylase: protein MAEKLVKSRQRVADHGEVFTPRWLVDDMLDLVKREAERIDSRFLEPACGSGNFLVPVLERKLAAVEARYGRSDFEKRHYALFALMCVYGIELLPDNAAECRENLQGTFARVLKLDADDALLLAARALLEANIVQGDALAMTDAKGEPIVFPEWGYLGRGKYQRRDFRFDALTQRSAASGTLFDAFEEHEIFTPVRTYAAMSVDQIAHLSVVERAKRDETP, encoded by the coding sequence ATGGCAGAGAAGCTGGTCAAGTCGCGGCAGCGAGTGGCTGATCACGGTGAGGTGTTCACGCCTCGGTGGCTCGTCGACGACATGCTCGACCTGGTCAAGCGAGAGGCCGAGCGGATCGACTCGCGGTTCCTGGAGCCGGCCTGCGGATCGGGGAACTTCCTCGTTCCGGTGCTTGAGCGCAAGCTCGCCGCCGTCGAGGCTCGCTACGGCAGGAGCGACTTCGAGAAGCGGCATTACGCGCTCTTCGCGCTGATGTGCGTCTATGGCATCGAGTTGCTCCCGGATAACGCTGCCGAGTGTCGCGAGAACCTGCAGGGTACTTTCGCTCGGGTGCTGAAGTTGGATGCCGATGATGCTCTGCTGCTCGCGGCACGTGCGCTGCTCGAGGCGAACATCGTGCAGGGCGATGCGCTGGCGATGACGGACGCCAAGGGCGAACCGATCGTCTTCCCCGAGTGGGGGTACCTCGGGCGCGGCAAGTATCAGCGCCGTGACTTCCGCTTCGACGCGTTGACCCAGCGGTCCGCGGCCTCGGGGACTCTCTTCGACGCCTTCGAAGAGCACGAGATCTTCACGCCGGTGCGCACGTATGCGGCCATGTCCGTCGACCAGATCGCACACCTCTCGGTCGTTGAGCGAGCGAAGCGAGACGAAACGCCATGA
- a CDS encoding LLM class flavin-dependent oxidoreductase, with the protein MTTPALSVLDLVPVRTGQTSAEAVGASLALAQRADDLGYRRYWFAEHHNMPAVASTTPPVLIAAAASRTRRIRVGSGGVMLPNHAPLIVAEQFAALEAIAPGRIDLGIGRAPGSDPVITQLLRQSGTAGDVERFPSHVQDIALMLQRDGATVRFTSGGEYSVRSTPEASGAPQVWLLGSSDYSAQLAASLGLPYVFANHFAGNGLQRALDLYRSGFKASEWLDAPLTFLTANVVAAPTAEEAEARALPQLRAMARIRSGRPLTPLETVEQAQQGVRDADEVGSAEQLDAIGAGWFVGEGADVRARLAAFAAEHGVDEIMISPVSGSFESEPTDAAPGRMQTLDLLAG; encoded by the coding sequence ATGACTACTCCCGCGCTCTCCGTCCTCGACCTCGTCCCGGTGCGAACCGGGCAGACCAGCGCCGAGGCGGTGGGAGCCTCGCTCGCGCTCGCCCAGCGCGCCGACGATCTCGGCTACCGACGGTACTGGTTCGCCGAGCACCACAACATGCCGGCCGTGGCATCCACCACTCCCCCGGTGCTGATCGCGGCCGCGGCCTCCCGCACTCGCCGCATCCGGGTCGGATCCGGCGGCGTGATGCTGCCCAACCACGCGCCGCTCATCGTCGCCGAACAGTTCGCCGCGCTCGAAGCCATCGCGCCAGGACGCATCGACCTGGGCATCGGGCGCGCCCCCGGCAGCGATCCCGTGATCACGCAGCTGCTGCGGCAGTCCGGCACGGCGGGCGACGTGGAGCGCTTCCCATCGCACGTGCAGGACATCGCGCTGATGCTGCAGCGCGACGGCGCGACCGTGCGCTTCACTAGCGGCGGGGAGTACTCCGTGCGCTCCACGCCCGAGGCATCCGGCGCGCCGCAGGTGTGGCTGCTCGGATCGAGCGACTACTCCGCGCAGCTCGCGGCGTCGCTCGGCCTGCCGTACGTGTTCGCGAACCACTTCGCAGGGAACGGCCTGCAGCGCGCCCTCGACCTGTACCGCAGTGGATTCAAGGCTTCGGAGTGGCTGGACGCACCGCTCACCTTCCTCACCGCGAACGTCGTCGCCGCGCCGACGGCGGAGGAGGCCGAGGCCCGCGCGCTGCCGCAGCTGCGGGCGATGGCGCGGATCCGCTCCGGCCGTCCGCTGACGCCGCTCGAGACCGTCGAGCAGGCGCAGCAGGGCGTGCGGGATGCCGATGAGGTCGGCTCCGCCGAGCAGCTCGACGCCATCGGCGCCGGCTGGTTCGTCGGCGAGGGCGCCGACGTGCGCGCGAGGCTGGCCGCGTTCGCAGCGGAGCACGGTGTGGACGAGATCATGATCTCGCCGGTGTCCGGCTCGTTCGAATCCGAGCCGACGGATGCCGCACCCGGCCGGATGCAGACCCTGGACCTGCTCGCCGGGTGA
- a CDS encoding cation:proton antiporter domain-containing protein, producing the protein MWQFAVAVVVGVAIGTVFGAVLHLVRMRSDDPVINGTLGLLAPFGAYAIAEHLNGSGVLAVVAMGLYVGFNAPRTSYTTRQQEKPLWLSADFLLESFVFAYIGLQLPRAIAELGSGSVGGVLWLSAAVLIATLLVRPAFVYPASAWGQWWQRLRIRRWEHALESGQVAEMERRADAAKERADAAAAASGRPARPVRPAKSAEQIRAELTEPALSWRDNAVVSWAGMRGVVTLATALAAADLAGLEPDAAHAIVVVAFVVTVGTLLLQGLTLPWLIRRLGVADGAEAVEDAAEIAAVRSRSREAGKAYLREVRKNWAREHGEDRLPAFDAFAQRLVRVENNTDQAQAEAARPTHAEFMALSKGWLDVRRQLLISERDAGNLSEEVMRELITAIDAEELALDTRADTAGR; encoded by the coding sequence ATCTGGCAGTTCGCCGTCGCGGTCGTCGTAGGCGTCGCGATCGGAACGGTGTTCGGTGCCGTGCTGCACCTGGTGCGCATGCGCAGCGACGACCCGGTGATCAACGGCACGCTGGGACTGCTCGCCCCGTTCGGGGCCTATGCGATCGCCGAGCACCTGAACGGCTCCGGAGTGCTCGCGGTCGTCGCGATGGGGCTCTACGTCGGCTTCAACGCGCCGCGCACCAGCTACACGACCCGGCAGCAGGAGAAGCCGCTGTGGCTGTCGGCCGACTTCCTGCTGGAGTCGTTCGTGTTCGCCTACATCGGGCTGCAGCTGCCGCGGGCGATCGCCGAGCTCGGGTCGGGCAGCGTCGGCGGTGTGCTGTGGCTGTCGGCAGCAGTCCTCATCGCCACGCTGCTGGTGCGTCCCGCGTTCGTGTACCCGGCCAGCGCATGGGGGCAGTGGTGGCAGCGGCTCCGGATCCGCCGCTGGGAGCACGCCCTCGAGTCCGGCCAGGTCGCCGAGATGGAGCGCAGAGCGGATGCCGCCAAGGAGCGGGCTGATGCGGCCGCGGCCGCGAGCGGCCGCCCGGCCCGTCCGGTGCGTCCCGCCAAGTCGGCCGAGCAGATCCGAGCCGAGCTCACCGAGCCCGCGCTGTCGTGGCGCGACAACGCAGTCGTCTCGTGGGCGGGAATGCGCGGGGTGGTCACCCTCGCCACCGCACTCGCGGCCGCCGACCTGGCAGGTCTCGAGCCGGATGCTGCGCACGCGATCGTCGTGGTCGCCTTCGTCGTCACGGTCGGGACACTGCTGCTGCAGGGGCTCACGCTGCCGTGGCTGATCCGCCGGCTCGGCGTGGCAGACGGTGCAGAGGCCGTCGAGGACGCCGCGGAGATCGCCGCGGTCCGCTCCCGCAGCCGCGAGGCGGGCAAGGCCTATCTGCGAGAGGTGCGGAAGAACTGGGCGCGGGAGCACGGGGAGGACAGGCTCCCTGCGTTCGACGCGTTCGCGCAGCGCCTGGTGCGAGTGGAGAACAACACGGATCAGGCGCAGGCGGAGGCGGCGCGCCCGACGCACGCCGAGTTCATGGCGCTCTCGAAGGGCTGGCTCGACGTTCGCCGGCAGCTGCTCATCTCGGAGCGGGACGCCGGCAACCTCAGCGAGGAGGTCATGCGGGAGCTGATCACCGCGATCGATGCCGAGGAGCTCGCCCTGGACACGAGGGCGGACACCGCCGGGCGCTGA